Proteins encoded together in one Cicer arietinum cultivar CDC Frontier isolate Library 1 chromosome 4, Cicar.CDCFrontier_v2.0, whole genome shotgun sequence window:
- the LOC101506715 gene encoding 2-hydroxyisoflavanone dehydratase-like, whose amino-acid sequence MDPNSNEIVREFPNLFRLYKDGRVERLLGIETTPAGTDPLTGVQSKDITINSETGLAARLYLPPNATTTQKLPLLVYIHGGAFCVCSPYNTGYHHHLNTVSAQANIVVFSIHYRLAPEHPLPVAYDDTWEAIQWISKATDPWLADHADLNIVFFAGDSAGGNLSHNMAMRGATEGFGSLKLQGIVLLHPFFGNEEKDELLEFLYPSYGGLNDPKIHAANDPNLSSLGCGKVLVFVAGKDFLRERGRTYYDALKKSGWSGAVEMVETEGEGHVFHLFDPTKEKSVALVQQFISFITQTAKDVNSASS is encoded by the coding sequence ATGGATCCAAATTCCAACGAAATCGTTCGCGAATTCCCCAACCTTTTCCGTCTCTACAAAGACGGTCGCGTCGAACGCCTTCTCGGCATTGAAACCACCCCTGCTGGCACCGACCCATTAACCGGCGTTCAATCCAAAGACATTACTATCAACTCTGAAACTGGCCTTGCTGCTCGTCTCTACCTCCCACCAAACGCCACTACCACCCAAAAACTCCCTCTCCTCGTTTACATCCATGGAGGCGCTTTCTGTGTCTGCTCTCCCTACAACACTGGTTACCACCATCACCTCAACACTGTTTCTGCACAAGCAAACATCGTCGTTTTCTCCATTCATTACAGGTTAGCACCCGAACACCCTCTCCCCGTTGCTTACGATGACACGTGGGAAGCCATTCAATGGATCTCTAAAGCTACCGACCCTTGGCTCGCAGACCACGCCGATCTCAACATTGTTTTCTTTGCCGGAGACAGCGCTGGAGGTAACCTCTCACATAACATGGCCATGCGAGGTGCAACGGAGGGGTTTGGATCGTTGAAACTTCAAGGGATAGTGTTGCTTCATCCTTTCTTTGGAAACGAGGAGAAAGACGAGCTTTTGGAGTTTTTGTACCCTAGTTATGGCGGACTTAATGACCCCAAAATACACGCTGCGAATGATCCAAATCTTTCGAGTTTGGGTTGTGGTAAAGTGTTGGTGTTTGTGGCAGGGAAAGATTTTCTTAGGGAGAGAGGAAGGACTTATTATGATGCATTGAAGAAGAGCGGGTGGAGTGGAGCGGTGGAGATGGTGGAGACTGAAGGTGAAGGACACGTGTTTCATTTGTTTGATCCCACTAAGGAGAAATCCGTAGCTCTTGTTCAACAGTTTATCTCATTCATCACACAAACTGCCAAAGATGTTAACTCTGCATCTTCCTAA
- the LOC101506505 gene encoding uncharacterized protein: MVQIAYLIITLLFVCLKQGLISNTTYCIVAKSYGLHKILLFTRFKTQSFTLRFFCGAFTAMAILGKLDQLLAPKGLAITLAPLGAVFCSPICLSFNPFCRDTTTAAISF; this comes from the exons ATGGTTCAAATTGCATATTTGATAATCACTTTATTATTTGTGTGCTTAAAGCAGGGCTTAATTTCAAATACAACTTATTGTATTGTCGCAAAGAGTTATG GTTTACATAAGATTCTcctctttactaggtttaagaCACAATCCTTCACGCTAAGATTCTTCTGCG GGGCATTTACTGCAATGGCCATACTGGGAAAGTTGGATCAGTTATTGGCACCAAAAGGACTGGCAATCACATTGGCACCATTAGGGGCAGTTTTTTGCTCTCCTATTTGTCTCTCTTTTAACCCCTTCTGCCGGGATACTACTACTGCTGCCATCTCTTTTTAG